From a single Raphanus sativus cultivar WK10039 chromosome 3, ASM80110v3, whole genome shotgun sequence genomic region:
- the LOC130509112 gene encoding uncharacterized protein LOC130509112 has product MVANAPPPELLPSGNSCCLAWQEKYLGMKKRRDACKEAIQILQKAMGAANDETSILQNKLTEMADKRQAKENDSVAKASLEKEIFELKSEIFSLQQRLERNLQEKSDQVQFIQSSSVEKEISELKNLLKKETLRADNSEEEREQICKELNKTKALLAKYEDIKPHVPEVEKEISLVKNLLASERHKTESERKKAESENKKADQYLSELVVLRSTAKKTSSDLLALTSSIETVKKQLESERQKTLKERKRADMESAKAKEQMKLAEDLSKKFETIRARNEELKKEAELQSASSKVKFAENSAKLEEKVRLLEMSKKEAIFWKSRADDLTQQLQELQLVTGGLKKQVHQLSLSQKSSETCSVSPHKVRDLEKAKMRLLKKEVKFRRKCAKHSKEVAEFERFRREYQAKEIGRLILEFGSITNHMNLLDRLSRGVGGTSGRPKAEKRMKRQMLQSQKNLKGEKHSDARCQLVASSGSQEQARKLSTQLIAKSRQGVHESVSGTISQLESPTGGSRESQTSGEISSATSCSDGQLLTSQGAQHFSDTTSAETSRDEAHIQPTKINMFQKIDTRKNGNLCLVAENCLQGSQKDNHEVVNEHSRKRKGMPEVVESRKHRSSDYTKTNVQREKLGKLQPLEEKESLVLDIQGVSSANCTRISKKRRVSCEKKTVIRSTLQLNCPAKTQGNKAGSTQVAWNTTCLSTAKEHAAAALFLDDIAATDVMKLLELEKPEDESHYKMARESFISPDLPQVDFLDGPIVNEDKSPAPALDLVDRNSVDLRDSINSSEASNFDTQNASVTDKMSPMSTTVHDDTLKHFVVFSNIEDQNSIIKILHAANSCVQRCPSVNKTEWAVPAILFSLKREENLLARDRVCVFLSLMLHNFSVVSSMNIGNILDDNSSSCLDSFSKHISSVMADTEAGVILSEFLEELLSLLQDLLSEQRVLFCVKSSKTSESDSSISVTLNGENVALFSRMAPTDHLVAGSAMLAAICTAVDRVGFIREACFEILRKHRHEKTAMPLTILHVFAHIAGEKMMPSSDHDLSIAVLKSIVMFLEQRHFGTVEGNTYLHSCKNKCIFSDRSSSLAAMASMLMEIIQEFTQSNTLHKSLTEKAEFRLAHKDFHCVLARDQSVTLCDILSLVELIACYTEWDWTSENIVAPLLKMLGRPLSTNLSVAIVSLLGQLSSIGVDAGGYENEGISNLREKLSAFLQSETTLKAGFAVQIATVSSLLNTIQLDFPIVFQGKTTTLPGCGDETSSASANLVAKWFFLLSDDQRVFTNKFLQTSCVR; this is encoded by the exons ATGGTTGCTAATGCTCCACCACCTGAGTTGTTGCCTTCAGGGAACTCTTGCTGCCTCGCG TGGCAAGAGAAGTACCTAGGCATGAAGAAGAGGCGTGATGCTTGTAAAGAAGCGATCCAGATTCTCCAGAAGGCCATGGGAGCTGCTAATGATGAGACATCCATTCTCCAGAATA AACTTACGGAGATGGCGGATAAAAGGCAAGCTAAGGAAAATGATTCAGTGGCAAAAGCATCTTTGGAGAAAGAAATATTTGAGTTGAAGTCTGAGATTTTTTCTTTGCAACAGAGATTGGAGCGGAACCTTCAAGAAAAAAGTGATCAAGTACAATTTATTCAGTCTTCTAGTGTGGAGAAGGAGATCAGTGAACTGAAGAACCTGCttaagaaagaaacattaaggGCTGATAATTCCGAGGAAGAGAGGGAACAGATTTGTAAAGAATTGAACAAGACAAAGGCTCTGCTGGCGAAATATGAGGATATCAAGCCACACGTTCCTGAGGTGGAAAAGGAAATTAGTCTGGTTAAAAATCTTCTTGCAAGCGAGAGGCATAAGACAGAGTCAGAGCGGAAGAAAGCAGAATCGGAGAATAAGAAAGCTGATCAGTATCTTTCTGAGTTGGTGGTTTTAAGAAGTACAGCTAAGAAGACTAGTTCGGATTTACTTGCTTTAACCTCCAGTATTGAGACCGTGAAAAAGCAGCTCGAGTCTGAAAGACAAAAGACACTGAAAGAGAGAAAACGGGCAGATATGGAGAGTGCAAAAGCTAAGGAACAGATGAAGCTGGCAGAAGATTTGTCTAAGAAGTTTGAGACTATTAGAGCTAGAAATGAAGAGCTCAAGAAAGAAGCAGAACTACAGAGCGCTAGTAGCAAAGTAAAGTTTGCTGAAAACTCGGCAAAACTGGAAGAGAAGGTAAGGCTTCTTGAGATGAGTAAGAAAGAAGCCATTTTCTGGAAATCTCGTGCTGATGATCTGACTCAGCAGTTACAAGAATTACAATTAGTGACTGGGGGTTTGAAAAAACAGGTGCATcagctttctctctctcaaaaaTCCTCTGAGACTTGCTCCGTTTCTCCTCATAAAGTCAGAGACCTGGAAAAGGCCAAAATGAGGCTTTTGAAAAAAGAGGTGAAGTTCAGGAGGAAATGTGCAAAACACTCCAAGGAGGTGGCTGAGTTTGAAAGGTTCCGAAGAGAATATCAGGCCAAAGAGATAGGTCGGTTAATACTTGAGTTCGGTAGTATTACAAATCACATGAATTTGCTGGATAGACTTTCAAGAGGCGTTGGAGGTACATCTGGTCGTCCAAAG GCGGAGAAACGCATGAAACGGCAGATGCTACAGTCCCAGAAAAACCTTAAAGGTGAAAAGCATTCTGACGCAAGGTGCCAGTTGGTAGCAAGCTCTGGTTCTCAGGAGCAGGCTCGCAAGCTCTCTACTCAGTTAATTGCTAAATCCAGACAAGGCGTGCATGAGTCTGTCTCAGGTACTATTTCTCAATTGGAGTCTCCTACTGGAGGCTCTAGAGAATCGCAGACTTCTGGAGAAATTTCCAGCGCAACATCTTGTTCTGATGGGCAGTTACTGACCTCACAGGGAGCACAACATTTCTCTGATACCACTTCAGCAGAAACATCAAGAGATGAAGCGCATATCCAACCTACAAAAATCAATATGTTCCAGAAAATCGATACCAGGAAAAATGGAAATCTCTGTTTGGTGGCTGAAAACTGTCTCCAAGGATCTCAGAAAGATAATCATGAGGTGGTTAATGAGCACTCtcgaaaaagaaaaggaatgcCAGAGGTAGTTGAGTCCCGTAAGCATCGGTCATCTGATTATACAAAGACAAATGTACAGAGAGAGAAGCTGGGCAAATTGCAGCCTTTAGAAGAGAAAGAATCCTTGGTCCTTGATATTCAAGGTGTCTCCTCTGCAAATTGCACTAGAATTTCCAAGAAAAGAAGGGTTTCTTGTGAGAAAAAGACAGTTATACGGAGCACTCTTCAGCTTAATTGCCCAGCCAAGACTCAAGGCAATAAAGCTGGAAGTACACAGGTCGCTTGGAATACTACGTGCCTCTCTACTGCTAAAGAACATGCTGCAGCAgcactatttctggacgacatTGCTGCTACAGATGTTATGAAGTTGTTGGAGTTGGAGAAACCAGAAGATGAAAGTCATTACAAGATGGCAAGAGAATCATTTATATCCCCGGATCTTCCTCAGGTAGATTTTTTGGATGGTCCGATCGTGAATGAAGACAAGAGTCCTGCTCCGGCTCTTGACTTGGTTGATAGAAATAGCGTGGATTTACGTGATTCCATAAATTCTAGTGAAGCTTCTAATTTCGACACTCAGAATGCTTCGGTGACAGACAAAATGTCACCCATGTCAACAACGGTGCATGATGATACTCTCAAACACTTTGTTGTGTTTTCAAATATTGAAGACCAGAACAGTATCATCAAAATTTTACATGCTGCAAACAGTTGTGTTCAGCGATGCCCATCAGTTAATAAAACAGAATGGGCAGTGCCAGCAATTCTGTTCTCTTTGAAAAGGGAAGAAAATCTTTTGGCCCG ggaCAGGGTATGTGTGTTCCTCTCCTTGATGCTGCACAACTTCTCTGTGGTTTCCTCAATGAATATTGGGAACATTCTGGATGATAATTCTTCCTCCTGCTTGGATTCTTTTTCGAAGCATATATCTAGTG TTATGGCTGATACTGAAGCTGGGGTAATTCTTTCTGAATTTTTGGAAGAACTCCTTAGTCTTCTTCAGGACCTCCTTTCCGAGCAGAGGGTTTTATTTTGTGTTAAATCCTCAAAAACGTCTGAATCTGATTCAAGCATATCTGTCACCCTGAATGGAGAAAATGTAGCTCTCTTCAGCAGAATGGCTCCAACTGATCATTTGGTGGCTGGAAGTGCTATGTTGGCGGCGATATGTACTGCTGTGGACCGTGTTGGATTTATCCGTGAAGCTTGCTTTGAAATCCTGCGCAAGCATAGACATGAAAAGACCGCAATGCCACTGACCATTCTTCACGTTTTTGCTCACATTGCTGGAGAGAAAATGATGCCTTCCAGTGATCATGACCTATCAATTGCAGTGTTGAAATCCATTGTGATGTTTCTAGAGCAGAGACATTTTGGTACTGTGGAGGGAAATACTTATTTGCACTCATGCAAGAACAAGTGTATATTCTCAGACAGGTCTTCCTCGCTGGCGGCTATGGCATCAATGCTCATGGAAATCATTCAAGAGTTTACTCAGTCGAATACTTTGCATAAGAGCTTGACCGAGAAGGCAGAGTTTAGACTGGCACACAAGGATTTCCATTGCGTATTGGCCAGGGATCAAAGTGTTACTTTATGTGACATTCTGTCACTGGTGGAGCTTATCGCTTGTTACACG GAATGGGATTGGACTAGTGAGAACATTGTTGCTCCACTGCTTAAGATGCTGGGAAGGCCATTGTCAACGAACCTTTCGGTTGCAATCGTCTCTCTTCTTGGGCAACTTAGCAG TATTGGAGTGGATGCTGGTGGCTATGAAAACGAAGGAATCTCAAACTTGAGAGAGAAACTGTCAGCATTTCTGCAGAGCGAGACGACACTAAAAGCTGGCTTTGCAGTCCAGATAGCAACTGTGAGCTCCCTCCTGAATACAATTCAGCTGGATTTCCCGATAGTCTTTCAAGGCAAAACCACCACGCTTCCTGGTTGTGGTGACGAGACCTCATCTGCTTCAGCCAATCTGGTCGCCAAGTGGTTCTTTTTGTTGAGCGACGATCAGCGAGTTTTCACAAACAAGTTCTTACAAACCTCTTGTGTTAGATGA